In the Oryza glaberrima chromosome 6, OglaRS2, whole genome shotgun sequence genome, one interval contains:
- the LOC127777361 gene encoding WRKY transcription factor 22-like isoform X1: MDGDAWWYAGGGGGGGSNNWDLGAVVRFGCGGGRVSPAAALLGEAWEYDDDPFSSFLAPPMTAQQAALPAVWEEGDDGDAAWMPPLPGLQTGGGWGDQAPMVVDELCGALVVAPPPPPKQQEVLQVQQQPPSADNTQPTTDQQGSGGDGESTRAGGSRSARRKKKQTRKEVVRVAASGPAPDSWAWRKYGQKPIKGSPYPRGYYRCSSNKNCAARKQVERCRLDPSFLLLTYTGAHSGHDVPLHRNSLAGTTRHKPPPPPPLPSAADKSPATAAEAATASQSPGLSPTTPLRASSMELHGEDDAEAELQVEEDDMAIDDEDDDDVADETISTVPWGTPISDAIIAASYEWR, encoded by the exons ATGGACGGCGACGCATGGTGGtacgctggcggcggcggaggtggtggtagCAACAACTGGGATCTTGGCGCTGTCGTGAGGTTTGGGTGCGGCGGGGGACGGGtgagcccggcggcggcgttgctggGCGAGGCGTGGGAGTACGACGACGACCCGTTCTCGTCGTTCCTCGCGCCGCCCATGACGGCGCAGCAGGCGGCGCTGCCCGCCGTGTGggaggagggagacgacggcgacgcggcgtggaTGCCGCCGCTCCCGGGGCTTCAGACCGGTGGTGGCTGGGGTGATCAGGCCCCCATGGTCGTCGACGAGCTCTGCGGGGCCCTCGTTGTggcccctcctccacctccgaaGCAACAGGAGGTGCTTCAGgtccagcagcagccgccgtcgGCGGACAACACGCAGCCCACCACCGACCAGCAGGgatccggcggcgacggtgagagcACTCGCGCCGGCGGATCAAGGTCGGCGAGGAGAAA GAAGAAGCAGACGAGAAAGGAGGTGGTGCgcgtggcggcgagcgggccGGCGCCGGACTCGTGGGCGTGGCGGAAGTACGGGCAGAAGCCGATCAAGGGGTCCCCGTACCCGCGCGGCTACTACCGGTGCAGCAGCAACAAGAACTGCGCCGCCCGGAAGCAGGTGGAGCGCTGCCGCCTCgacccctccttcctcctcctcacctaCACCGGCGCCCACTCCGGCCACGACGTCCCCCTCCACCGCAACTCCCTCGCCGGCACCACGCGccacaagccgccgccgccgccgccgctcccgtccgccgccgacaAGTCTCCGGCCACCGCGGctgaggcggcgacggcgagccagaGCCCCGGCCTGTCGCCGACCACGCCGCTGCGCGCCTCGTCCATGGAGCTccacggcgaggacgacgccgaggccgagctgcaggtggaggaggacgacaTGGCCatcgacgacgaagacgacgacgacgtcgccgacgagaCCATCAGCACCGTGCCGTGGGGCACGCCCATCTCCGACGCGATCATCGCGGCGAGCTACGAGTGGAgatga
- the LOC127777361 gene encoding WRKY transcription factor 22-like isoform X2, with protein MDGDAWWYAGGGGGGGSNNWDLGAVVRFGCGGGRVSPAAALLGEAWEYDDDPFSSFLAPPMTAQQAALPAVWEEGDDGDAAWMPPLPGLQTGGGWGDQAPMVVDELCGALVVAPPPPPKQQEVLQVQQQPPSADNTQPTTDQQGSGGDGESTRAGGSRKKQTRKEVVRVAASGPAPDSWAWRKYGQKPIKGSPYPRGYYRCSSNKNCAARKQVERCRLDPSFLLLTYTGAHSGHDVPLHRNSLAGTTRHKPPPPPPLPSAADKSPATAAEAATASQSPGLSPTTPLRASSMELHGEDDAEAELQVEEDDMAIDDEDDDDVADETISTVPWGTPISDAIIAASYEWR; from the exons ATGGACGGCGACGCATGGTGGtacgctggcggcggcggaggtggtggtagCAACAACTGGGATCTTGGCGCTGTCGTGAGGTTTGGGTGCGGCGGGGGACGGGtgagcccggcggcggcgttgctggGCGAGGCGTGGGAGTACGACGACGACCCGTTCTCGTCGTTCCTCGCGCCGCCCATGACGGCGCAGCAGGCGGCGCTGCCCGCCGTGTGggaggagggagacgacggcgacgcggcgtggaTGCCGCCGCTCCCGGGGCTTCAGACCGGTGGTGGCTGGGGTGATCAGGCCCCCATGGTCGTCGACGAGCTCTGCGGGGCCCTCGTTGTggcccctcctccacctccgaaGCAACAGGAGGTGCTTCAGgtccagcagcagccgccgtcgGCGGACAACACGCAGCCCACCACCGACCAGCAGGgatccggcggcgacggtgagagcACTCGCGCCGGCGGATCAAG GAAGAAGCAGACGAGAAAGGAGGTGGTGCgcgtggcggcgagcgggccGGCGCCGGACTCGTGGGCGTGGCGGAAGTACGGGCAGAAGCCGATCAAGGGGTCCCCGTACCCGCGCGGCTACTACCGGTGCAGCAGCAACAAGAACTGCGCCGCCCGGAAGCAGGTGGAGCGCTGCCGCCTCgacccctccttcctcctcctcacctaCACCGGCGCCCACTCCGGCCACGACGTCCCCCTCCACCGCAACTCCCTCGCCGGCACCACGCGccacaagccgccgccgccgccgccgctcccgtccgccgccgacaAGTCTCCGGCCACCGCGGctgaggcggcgacggcgagccagaGCCCCGGCCTGTCGCCGACCACGCCGCTGCGCGCCTCGTCCATGGAGCTccacggcgaggacgacgccgaggccgagctgcaggtggaggaggacgacaTGGCCatcgacgacgaagacgacgacgacgtcgccgacgagaCCATCAGCACCGTGCCGTGGGGCACGCCCATCTCCGACGCGATCATCGCGGCGAGCTACGAGTGGAgatga